The genomic DNA GTGCCCGAGATCCTCTCACTGGACGGTGGCTTAAGCTGTTCAATCCTCGCTACCAACGTTGGTCAAGGCATTTTGTCTGGAGTCAAGATGGAACCCGTGTCATTGGACAAACAGTCTGCGGCCGAGCTGGTGTATCATATGCCTGTCACAGGAGGAGAATGCGTGGCCACCAGACAAGCGAAGAAAACCACGACCGCTCCGTCACTCAAATCGACAACCTCTACAACCGCAACCAAGCAGTTGCTCGGTGACATTCGCAACCTCATCGAATCAGCTCGGGAACAAACGGCCCAAGTGGTAAATGCTGGGTTGGTCCTCTTGTATTGGAGCATCGGCAACCGCGTTCGACGCGACATCCTTAAACAGAAACGAGCTGGGTATGGAGAGGAGATTGTGCAGACACTGTCTGCACAATTGGAAACAGAATACGGTCGTGGGTTTAGTCGGCGGAACTTGTTCAATATGCTCCGCTTTGCCGAAGTGTTCTCAACGGTAGAGATTGTTCAGACACTGTCTAGACAATTGGGCTGGTCCCATTTCATGGAAGTCATTTATCTCAAAGACGAACTCCAACGAGACTTCTACGCAGAGATGTGCCGCGTAGAACACTGGAGTGTTCGCACGCTGAGATCAAAAATCGGCGGCATGCTATACGAACGCACCGCTCTTTCCAAAAAACCGGCTCTCCTCGCCAAGCGAGAGTTAGCAACACTGCGAGAGGAAGATCGTTTGACTCCAGACCTCGTTTTTCGCGACCCCTATGTTCTTGACTTCCTCGGTCTCAAGGACACTTACAGTGAGAAAGATCTGGAGACTGCAATTCTACGAGAGCTGGAGCAATTCTTGATCGAGTTGGGAACGGACTTTACCTTTGTCGCCAGACAGAAACGTTTGACGATTGGCCGCACAGACTATTATCTCGACTTGCTGTTTTATCATCGCGGTCTTCGCTGTCTGGTAGCAGTTGAACTCAAGCTCGATAAATTCCGCCCTGCAGACAAAGGGCAAATGGAACTCTACCTGCGGTGGCTGGAAAAATACGACACGCGACCAGAAGAAAATCCTCCACTTGGGATTATCCTGTGCAGTAGCAAGGACCAAGCGGAAATTGAATTGTTGCGTTTAGACAATAGCGGCATCCGCATAGCTGAATACCTAACGGAACTTCCTCCACGTCGGTTACTCGAAAAGAAATTGCACGAAGCTATCAGACTAGCCCGCAATCAATTGATACAAGAACCGTAACACAAAAAACGACACGGTTGTGAAGATGGCAAGCACGAGGAGCAGGACCATGACTACCATGAAGCCAATCTGCCATAGGGGCCGGTCGTGGGGCAGCAGGGCGTGTTGGTTGGCACGGAGCAGCGCAAGGTTACGAACATTCGCTTTCCAGCCAAAATCGAACAAATCGCCAAGCAACGGAATCACACCAATCAGACTCTCCAGCGCGACATTGCCGATCATACGTAACAAGAGCCGTTTCGGTGCCCCTACGCGGGCAGATTCAAAAATGACGTAACTGGAGAGCAGGGCACCTACGGGATCACCAATCCCAGGGATGAGTCCCACGATACCGTCCAAACCAAAGCGCAAGGACGTCCCAGGTATGGGAAAGGCCGTATCCAAAATACGGCTTAACCAGTTCAGACGATACAAACGGTCTTCACTGAGGACAGTCACCTGTTGTTCTTGTTGCGGGAGATTTGTGTTCAATTGTCAGCAACCTTGCAAAATTAGCCCCAAAATGTCGGAAAAAGCACGGCAAGGGACTACTGAAAACTATAGCGTAAAGTAAGGCAGATGCTACTCCTATTGTCGCTCATTGTTGGGTATCCATTGGAACCTTCTGTGATGATTGAAATTGACGAACGGATTACGCATCACTGAATTGCCGAGAAACTATTACTTTTTGTGATGAGGACCGATTGATCTCACATTTTGGGACCTTGACGGCGCTGGCCTCGTCACGGCATAAATCATAAAGCATGGTGAGATTTTGTTTCTTCAGTGGTGGGAGGTTGTGGATGCAGACGCTGGTGTCCCGTTTTGGCTCGTCGATGAGGACGTGGGTCCAACCATCACCCATTGAGGCTGTCCCGCGCCTGGTCTTCTTGAATCTGGCGTTGCAAGCATTCGATGGGCTCGCAACCTACCAAGGGATGCTGCTTGGTGTCCAAGAAGGCAACCCAATACTGCGTGCAGCAATGATGCAGTGGGGCGTTGCGGAGACCTTGCTTGGTGCCAAAGGCGCAGCGTGCCTTGCCCTGCCACTTTTTTTGCTGATGCGACATCGCCGCCTCAGTGTCTGGGCTCTGGCACTCCTCGCCGGGTTTTATCTCGCCCTCTCGTTTGTCCCGTGGCTGGCAATCTTTCTGAGTGAAGCCCAACGCATTTGGGTGTAATGTTCCTTCGTTGATGAAAAGCCGCCCGCCGTTCACGACATCCTCCTGAATTTGTCCTGGGCTCCTTACCTGCGATGGCGAGAGCAGATACTGTAGCGAAACTATGGTATCGAAACTCGCTTCGAGCAGGAGCACGCTATGACGTCTTGGTTCATACAGCGCTTTCGCACCATTGTCGGTTTTCTGCTGGCAATGGTCATGCTTTTTCCGTTCATAGAGAGGACAGAGGCGGATGACTCGCATCCATCTCAGTATCGTTTCACACCAAAGACTTATAAAGGCCGAACTATCGCGCCAGCGATGAGCTATCTCGGCGCAGGTTGGCTGGAACGAGATGAGCGCGAGCAACTTGAACAACCAGAAAGGGTGCTTGATACCTTGCAGATTACGGAAGGGAGTGTCGTGGCCGACATTGGTGCTGGTATCGGTTACTACAGTTTGCGGCTCGCGAAGCGAGTCGGGACGAATGGACGTGTACTCGCCACGGACATTCAACCCGAGATGCTAGCGCGCCTGCGAACAAACATGAAGAAAACCCGCACGACCAACATCGAGCCGATTCTCAGCACTCCTACCGACGCCACACTGCCTGCAGGGCAGCTTGACCTTGCCCTCATGGTCGATGTGTATCACGAGCTTGCCCATCCCGAAGAAACAATGGCGCAAGTGCACCGCGCACTCAAACCCAGTGGGCGACTCGTTCTTATTGAGTATCGTGGGGAAGATCCGACCGTGCCAATCAAGCCCGACCATAAGATGACGCTTGCGCAAGTGCGAGCCGAACTTGAACCGATGGGGTTTCAATTTCAACAGGTTTTCGATTTTTTGCCTCGGCAGCACCTGATAATTTTCACTCCAACTTCTACGAGCGGCGACAAGTAACATGTCAAACGACACTCCCCCTGACTGTCGACCGTCGACTGCCGAACTCTCTTGTGCGGTTGTCGTTGCCTCGTTTCGCCCTGGAGAACTCATCGATCGTTGCCTGCACTCGCTGTTAGTTCAGCAAGGCGTGGGGCGATATGAAGTGGTCGTAGTTGATAGTTCTGCCGATGGAACCGCTGAACGTTTACGTCAAGACTTTCCCGCAGTGACGGTTATCGGCCTCGACCAACAAACCCATCAGTCTGCTGCACGCAACATTGGTGTGGCACATACTCGTGCCCCGTATATCGCGATTACCGATCAGGACTGTATTGTGCCACCCGACTGGTTAGCTCGTTTGTTGGCGCATCACCAGCGTGGCACCTATGCGATCGTGGGTGGTGCAATCGGCAATGGTACGCCGGAGAATGCGGTCGGAACAGCGAGTTACTTGATTGAATTCAACGAGTTCATGCCGCTCGGACACGCACGCACAGTGGCCATGATCCCACACTGTAATATCTGCATTCGTCGTGACGCCTTCACCACCGTCGGCCCATTTGTGGCTGTGCCGCCTGGCGCCGAGGACCAGGTGTACAATTTTTTGCTGTGCCAACGAGGAGAGCGTCTCTTGTTTGACCCCACGATTGTCGTCACTCATCTCAATCGCACTGATTATCCTTCATTCCTTCGCCATCAACGGCTGCTTGGCGTAGGGTCGGCAATTGCACGTCGGACTGTCGCCATCCCAGGGCAAGCGTTCGTACGTCACCGCGTGTTGGCGTGCACGTTGCCTATGGTGCGATTCCTACGAACCAGCGGGAGGCTGCTGCGACAGGATCGTGCCACCTTTCTTCGCTACCTCCGCCTTTCGCCGATTCTTCTGCCAGGATATATGATGTGGACAAAGGGGTTTTTGACGGGAATGCAACAGCGGCTTCCGGTTGTAGTGGCGAACCACGAGCCTAGCGAAAGCAGTCACTCAAAGTGAAAACTGAAGGGGTAGGGGCGTACGGTATGGCGGAGGGAAGTGTCTCGGTCATTATTCCAGCGTTGAATGAAGCGGCATCACTTGCTGAGTTAATTGAGCGAGTCGACGCGGTCCTGCAAAACGTGGTGAGTTCCTATGAAATTATCGTCATCGACGACGGCAGTACTGATGACACTCCGATTGTCCTGCGTGAACTCAGCGCCCAGTACGCTCACCTGCACGTGGTGCGCTTCCGCCGTAACTATGGGAAAGCTGCGGCACTGTCGGAAGGCTTCGCGCGCTCACACGGGGATTACCTCATTACTATTGATGCCGACTTGCAAGATCCGCCAGAGGAAATTCCTCAATTGCTCGACCAGTTACGATCACAGTACGACGTGATCTGTGGCTGGAAACAGAAACGGAAAGATTCATGGTCACGCATCCTCGGTTCGCGTCTCTTTAATTTTGTGACGGCTCGTATGACTGGCCTAAAACTGCATGACATGAACTGCGGCCTTAAAGGCTACCGCCGTCAGGTCGTGCAAGAGATGCGTCTCTATGGCGAAATGCATCGCTTCATTCCCGTCATCGCGCGGCAACGTGGGTTTCTGGTGGGGGAAATTCCAGTGGAACACTTCCCGCGACGTTATGGCGAGTCTCGCTATGGCTGGAGTCGTACCCTCAGCGGCCTTTTCGATCTTATTACTTTGGTGATGCTCGGTCGCTATACCCACAAGCCGTTACATTTTTTCGGACTTCTGGGCTTAGCGTGCGAATTTTTTGGACTCTACATCCTTGTCATTCTTGGCATCGGCTGGTTGCAAGGGCAATGGGTTGGCAACCGCCCGATCTTTCTGGTGGCGATCTTCTTGTTACTCTCAGGCTTGCAGTTCATTTTTTTCGGCCTCCTGGCCGAGCTGTTGATCTACCTCAGTGGGCGGCGTGAGGACTGTAGTATCGATGAAGAGATTCCTGGAATCATGACAAATAGTGAGACCAAAGGTCCTCGACCCCTTGACCGCGCCAAGACCACCGTTCGTGCTGCGAACTCCTCTTCGTCGTAAGTTCGACGATCAGCGTACAGAAACTCTATAGTCACATTATGCGCTTCGTGCTCGTTGGCCCGTCGGCTCCATTACGTGGAGGTATCGCGATCGAGAATGACGCGCTTGCACATGCGCTGGAACTGGCAGGCCATGCTGTCGAGCAAGTGAGTTTCCGCCGTCTCTACCCGTCGTTGATCTTTCCTGGTCGTTCGCAGGTCGATGCAGAACAAGCTTCGTCTGGCTCGTTCCGCGCTCAACAGTTACTCGATAGCGTCAATCCGTTAAACTGGTGGACTACCGCACAAACGATCGTACGCATGCACCCCGACCGGGTCGCCTTTCAGTGGTGGCACCCGTTTTTCACTCCGAGTTATGCAGCGCTTCTTGCCTTCTTGCGGTGGCGTTGCCCTGAGGTCGCGCGAATTTTGATTTCTCATAACACTCGTCCGCATGAGCCATTACCGGGGCAGGATGTGGCGCTCCGTTTGATCGCTCGTTTGTGCAATATGATTGTCGTCCATGCCCGCTCGGAATATGACCTCACGGTTAAGCTGGCTCCCAAGGCCAGGGTGCACATCGTTGACTACCCGATGTTGGCAACGGAGCGGACGTTACCGTCTCGCCAAGAAGCTCAGCAGCGACTAGGAGTGACAGGCCACGTGCTGCTCTTCTTCGGTTATGTGCGCCATTACAAAGGTGTCGATATCCTGCTACGTGCGCTTGCTCAGGTGACCACCGAACCGCAGATTTCCTTGTTGCTTGCAGGGGAGTTCTACGAACCTGAGCAACAGTATCGCGATCTGATTCGCACTTTGGGAATCACAGACCGGGTGCAGATTCATAATCGCTACATCAGTGAGTCTGAATGGCCGGATCTCTTTGCTGCCAGTGATGCGCTGGTCTTGCCGTATCGTGCGGCTTCGCAAAGTATGTCGATTACGTTAGCCTACGAATTTGGCAAACCAGTGATTGTCAGTCGGGTTGGTGGACTGGCTGACGCAGTTGAAGATGGACGTACCGGACTCGTGGCTGAGCCTGAACCGGCATCCCTGGCTGCGGCGATTCAGCGTTTTTACGGTGACTTCCTTGCAAGTCCGTACCAAGCGCATATCGCTGCGCGACGACAACGACTCGGGTGGGAGCCGTTTGTGCACACACTTGAGGGGAACGTCCCTGTTCAGGGGGATTGGTCTACAGTATAACAGTCGCAACCATGTCATGTTGAGCGCAGCGAAACATCTCTCTTCAGCGTTTGCAAAGAGATTCTTCGCTGCGCTCAGAATGACAACGCCGAGCGGGTGTGGTTATTCCGAGAAGCTTCAAACGAAGGAGGCAGCATGAGCACTGTCAAAATGATTCAGTTGTATCAGTCGCCGTGGTCAGAACGTGCACGGTGGGGGTTCGACTACAAAAAAGTTCCCTATGAGAAAGAGGACTATCAGATCGGTGCTGGTGAAGAGAATCTCAAGAAGCAAACTGGTCAAGCGCAGGTACCGGTTCTCCTCGCCAATGGCAAAGTGATTCCTGATTCGACGGCGATTCTCAACTGGCTAGAAGAACAACATCCAACACCTGCATTGATGCCGAAATCAGAGAAAGATCGTGCGCAAGTCGTGATGTGGGAAGAATTGATGGATTGGGTGCTAGGGCCGCAAGGCCGCATTCTGATCCTTGGCAAATTCCTCCGCTCAGATAACGAGCAGTTTCGTCAAGGTGGCCAGTTCATGGGTCAGAAGTATCAGTACTCACCGTATGCAGAAGAACATGCCAAGACGGCGGTGCAACGACAACTCACGATTCTCAAGCACGCTGTAGAGGGAAGAAATTATTTAGTTGGCGATTCCTTCACTCGCGCTGACCTTACCGTGGCGAGTTTACTGAACGTCGTGAATCCTCCACCAGATGATATCTACGTTGTTGCTCCTCCGGTTCGAGCGGTGTTCACATCAGACGAGGCTCGCGAGCCGGCCTTCGCTTCGGTTTTCACATGGCGTGATAACATTTATAGCAAGCACCGCGGTGGGCAGGTGAAACCTGCGTAACTGTAGAGGCGCACAGCTGTGCACTGGTCACAACTTAAGCACTTAGCAGCGAAAAATTCCCTCTCCCTCAGAGAGAGGGCTAGGGTGAGGGGATGAAATAAAAGGACGGAGCGCTCTCGATCCCCTCATCCTGACCTTCTCCCGGTGGGAGAAGGAACCTGGCGACGGTGTGCTGTGCCTGAAACACCAGGCCGGACTCTGAAGTTGTGACCAGTGACAGATGTACGCCCCTACCGGGGTCTTTTCAGATTGCACTTCAAGCTCACACTCGAATACGACGGCACCAATTACGATGGCTGGCAACTGCAGAAGCACGCTCCTACCATCCAAGGCGCGCTCGAAGCGGCACTGTCGCGTATTTGTGACACCGCGATACGCGTGCAAGTTGCTGGCCGTACCGATGCTGGTGTTCATGCGCTCGGGCAAGTCGCCTCGTTTACGACCGAGCGGCTCATCGACTGTTATCATTTGCAACGAGCATTGAACGGCCTACTACCCTCTGACATCGCCGTCCCACAGGTTGAGGAAGTAGCGGCAAATTTTAGCGCACGCTTCGACGCACGCAGTCGTACGTATCGCTATCAAATCTGGAATCATCAATGGCGCTCGGCCATTTGGGAGCGCTATTCGTGGCATGTGTCGTTTCCACTTGATATTGAAGCTATGCGACAAGCCGCACTGCTTCTGATTGGCGACCATGATTTTTCCTCGTTTCAAGGTGCAGACAGTGTTGAACACAACCCGCAGCGGACTATTTTGCGTAGCGAGATCCGCCATGAGGGCGACTTCCTCATCTATGAGGTCGAAGGCCGTTCGTTTCTGCGCCACATGGTGCGGAACATCGTTGGGACACTTGTAGGTGTTGGCCGAGGAGCGACCTCGCTGGCAGACTTTGCTGCGGTTCTTGCTGCTCGTGATCGTCGGCGGGCTGGAGTCAATGCACCGCCACAGGGGTTGTTTTTGGTGCGTGTAACGTATTAGGAAGCGAGGTGGAGGGTGAGGGGAACATGCCACGCACTGATGACGCCTCGCGTTATGCCTACTACGTCCTGGCCGTGCTCTTCTGTGTCAACATTCTCAACCTTGCCGATCGCCAGGTCGTCTACATCCTCTTTCCGCTGATTAAGAAGGATTTGGAACTGACGGATGCACAGCTTGGAGCACTAGGAGCCTTACCGTTTGCGCTCTTTTACAGCTTTATGGGGATTCCCCTTGGCTGGCTGGCAGATCGCTGGAATCGTGTCCGCCTTATCACTATTGGTTTGGCGATCTGGAGTGGTTTCACCGCATTGTCAGGAGTGGCGCGCAGTTTCTGGTCATTATTTGCCGTACGAGTCGGAGTTGGGATTGGCGAATCTTCCTGTGCTCCGGCTGGACAAACGATTCTCAGCGATTACTTCCCTCCAAGGCGACGTTCAACAATTCTGGCAGCGTTTAATTGTGCAGTCCCGATTGGGCATGGTCTGGGATTATACCTTGGTGGCTACATTGCGCAGCAATGGGGATGGCGCTGGGCATTCTTGCTGTTGGGGATACCGGGGCTCTTGTTAGCACTGCTTGTAGCGACGTTGAAAGAACCGATACGCGGGCAAATGGATGAAGGTCATTCAGCTTCCACGACCGGGACCTCTCATGCGATGAAGGATTTTTTTGCGATCCTTCGTGCGACGCCGTCTTTGCGTTGGCACTTTGCGGCGATGGCGATTATTGGTTTTTCGGTGAATGCCTATGCCGTGTGGCTGCCGACATTTCTGGTCCGCGTCCGTGGTATGAGTGTAGAAACGGCAGGGATGATCACCGGTGTGAGTGCCATCATCGCTGGTTTGCTCGGGACCTTTCTCGGCGGGATTATTGCGGACCGTTGGATGGAGAAGCGCAAAGATGCGCGTATGCTCATCCTCGTGGTTCGTAGTGTCGTGGTCATTCCCTTACTGGTCGCTATGTTCTTTGTTCCCTCGCCGTGGTTATTTATCCCACTGATTGTGATTGGCAGCTCAGTCAGTTCGATTTGGTTCGGCCCCGCTGCGGCAGTGGTCCATGATCTGGTGCGACCAGAGCTGCGTTCGTTAGCAGTAGCAGTGTATGTGCTGTGTATTAATTTTACCGCTGGCATTTCCCCCTTGTTAGTTGGCAAGCTGACCGACTTGAGCGGCGATCCGCTGTTCTTGCAGTATATGCTCTTGATCGCACCGATTGCTGATGTGTTTGCCGCGGTGTGTCATTATGTCGGCTCGCGTTATATCGTTGCTGATATGCGAGCCAATCGACTAGTGATAGAAGCAGCCTGAGCAAAGACGGACGTAGGTGAAGGGACAGAGAGTGAACCTCATTCGCAGTATAACAACAGCACTTGCACCCCGCGGTGTGAATCTCATCGGTACGACAACGGTGACGGATTATGAAGCACTCGTACCATCGCAGTATCATATCGCTTCACTGTTACCTGGGGTAAAGACACTCGTTGTGATTGGCAATGGTGGCGGACAGTTCTGGCACGGGTTCCGTGCCTACTGCGCAGAGCATCCGAATTATCTCCAGGAGCACGAACACCCACTTGATGATTACACGGTTGAACTGATCGAGAGCACGCTGACGCCAATCCTCACCCGTACAGAAGCTCGCTATCGTTACTGCTATCCTTTTCGCTTTTGGACTGAGCCGGTGTCATTCATGCATCTGGCACGTGCTGCTGGTCTGGCTGGACCGAGCATTCTGGGAGTGACGATTCATCCTGTATACGGACCGTGGATGGCGCTCAGAGCTGTGGTGCTGATCGACCAAGAGCTGTACGCGGAACCGGCTGCTGCGGGTTTCGACCCATGTCCAACCTGTGTCGAGCGTGCATGTGTCACCGCTTGTCCTGCATCTGCAATATCTGCCGAAAAAGGCTGGGACATTCCGGCCTGTGTACAACATCGACTCCAAGTGACGACCGACTGTGTTGACTATTGCCGTGCGCGGTTCGATTGTGTGTACGGGCGAGCGTATCGTTACCCGCTTGATGAATTGCAGTATCATCAGCGGCAAAGTTTTGCTGAAATGAAGAAATATTTCCGAGGGCGAGGAGAAACGGAGATTGTATGACTCACTCACGTAAATTGCACTTGGGCGCGTTCATGCGACCAG from Deltaproteobacteria bacterium includes the following:
- a CDS encoding DUF1016 domain-containing protein, translating into MPVTGGECVATRQAKKTTTAPSLKSTTSTTATKQLLGDIRNLIESAREQTAQVVNAGLVLLYWSIGNRVRRDILKQKRAGYGEEIVQTLSAQLETEYGRGFSRRNLFNMLRFAEVFSTVEIVQTLSRQLGWSHFMEVIYLKDELQRDFYAEMCRVEHWSVRTLRSKIGGMLYERTALSKKPALLAKRELATLREEDRLTPDLVFRDPYVLDFLGLKDTYSEKDLETAILRELEQFLIELGTDFTFVARQKRLTIGRTDYYLDLLFYHRGLRCLVAVELKLDKFRPADKGQMELYLRWLEKYDTRPEENPPLGIILCSSKDQAEIELLRLDNSGIRIAEYLTELPPRRLLEKKLHEAIRLARNQLIQEP
- a CDS encoding DUF4112 domain-containing protein, producing the protein MTVLSEDRLYRLNWLSRILDTAFPIPGTSLRFGLDGIVGLIPGIGDPVGALLSSYVIFESARVGAPKRLLLRMIGNVALESLIGVIPLLGDLFDFGWKANVRNLALLRANQHALLPHDRPLWQIGFMVVMVLLLVLAIFTTVSFFVLRFLYQLIAG
- a CDS encoding class I SAM-dependent methyltransferase produces the protein MTSWFIQRFRTIVGFLLAMVMLFPFIERTEADDSHPSQYRFTPKTYKGRTIAPAMSYLGAGWLERDEREQLEQPERVLDTLQITEGSVVADIGAGIGYYSLRLAKRVGTNGRVLATDIQPEMLARLRTNMKKTRTTNIEPILSTPTDATLPAGQLDLALMVDVYHELAHPEETMAQVHRALKPSGRLVLIEYRGEDPTVPIKPDHKMTLAQVRAELEPMGFQFQQVFDFLPRQHLIIFTPTSTSGDK
- a CDS encoding glycosyltransferase, with the translated sequence MSNDTPPDCRPSTAELSCAVVVASFRPGELIDRCLHSLLVQQGVGRYEVVVVDSSADGTAERLRQDFPAVTVIGLDQQTHQSAARNIGVAHTRAPYIAITDQDCIVPPDWLARLLAHHQRGTYAIVGGAIGNGTPENAVGTASYLIEFNEFMPLGHARTVAMIPHCNICIRRDAFTTVGPFVAVPPGAEDQVYNFLLCQRGERLLFDPTIVVTHLNRTDYPSFLRHQRLLGVGSAIARRTVAIPGQAFVRHRVLACTLPMVRFLRTSGRLLRQDRATFLRYLRLSPILLPGYMMWTKGFLTGMQQRLPVVVANHEPSESSHSK
- a CDS encoding glycosyltransferase family 2 protein; translation: MKTEGVGAYGMAEGSVSVIIPALNEAASLAELIERVDAVLQNVVSSYEIIVIDDGSTDDTPIVLRELSAQYAHLHVVRFRRNYGKAAALSEGFARSHGDYLITIDADLQDPPEEIPQLLDQLRSQYDVICGWKQKRKDSWSRILGSRLFNFVTARMTGLKLHDMNCGLKGYRRQVVQEMRLYGEMHRFIPVIARQRGFLVGEIPVEHFPRRYGESRYGWSRTLSGLFDLITLVMLGRYTHKPLHFFGLLGLACEFFGLYILVILGIGWLQGQWVGNRPIFLVAIFLLLSGLQFIFFGLLAELLIYLSGRREDCSIDEEIPGIMTNSETKGPRPLDRAKTTVRAANSSSS
- a CDS encoding glycosyltransferase, which produces MRFVLVGPSAPLRGGIAIENDALAHALELAGHAVEQVSFRRLYPSLIFPGRSQVDAEQASSGSFRAQQLLDSVNPLNWWTTAQTIVRMHPDRVAFQWWHPFFTPSYAALLAFLRWRCPEVARILISHNTRPHEPLPGQDVALRLIARLCNMIVVHARSEYDLTVKLAPKARVHIVDYPMLATERTLPSRQEAQQRLGVTGHVLLFFGYVRHYKGVDILLRALAQVTTEPQISLLLAGEFYEPEQQYRDLIRTLGITDRVQIHNRYISESEWPDLFAASDALVLPYRAASQSMSITLAYEFGKPVIVSRVGGLADAVEDGRTGLVAEPEPASLAAAIQRFYGDFLASPYQAHIAARRQRLGWEPFVHTLEGNVPVQGDWSTV
- a CDS encoding glutathione S-transferase family protein, encoding MSTVKMIQLYQSPWSERARWGFDYKKVPYEKEDYQIGAGEENLKKQTGQAQVPVLLANGKVIPDSTAILNWLEEQHPTPALMPKSEKDRAQVVMWEELMDWVLGPQGRILILGKFLRSDNEQFRQGGQFMGQKYQYSPYAEEHAKTAVQRQLTILKHAVEGRNYLVGDSFTRADLTVASLLNVVNPPPDDIYVVAPPVRAVFTSDEAREPAFASVFTWRDNIYSKHRGGQVKPA
- the truA gene encoding tRNA pseudouridine(38-40) synthase TruA — translated: MTDVRPYRGLFRLHFKLTLEYDGTNYDGWQLQKHAPTIQGALEAALSRICDTAIRVQVAGRTDAGVHALGQVASFTTERLIDCYHLQRALNGLLPSDIAVPQVEEVAANFSARFDARSRTYRYQIWNHQWRSAIWERYSWHVSFPLDIEAMRQAALLLIGDHDFSSFQGADSVEHNPQRTILRSEIRHEGDFLIYEVEGRSFLRHMVRNIVGTLVGVGRGATSLADFAAVLAARDRRRAGVNAPPQGLFLVRVTY
- a CDS encoding MFS transporter, whose translation is MPRTDDASRYAYYVLAVLFCVNILNLADRQVVYILFPLIKKDLELTDAQLGALGALPFALFYSFMGIPLGWLADRWNRVRLITIGLAIWSGFTALSGVARSFWSLFAVRVGVGIGESSCAPAGQTILSDYFPPRRRSTILAAFNCAVPIGHGLGLYLGGYIAQQWGWRWAFLLLGIPGLLLALLVATLKEPIRGQMDEGHSASTTGTSHAMKDFFAILRATPSLRWHFAAMAIIGFSVNAYAVWLPTFLVRVRGMSVETAGMITGVSAIIAGLLGTFLGGIIADRWMEKRKDARMLILVVRSVVVIPLLVAMFFVPSPWLFIPLIVIGSSVSSIWFGPAAAVVHDLVRPELRSLAVAVYVLCINFTAGISPLLVGKLTDLSGDPLFLQYMLLIAPIADVFAAVCHYVGSRYIVADMRANRLVIEAA